AATTAAAGATATTGAAAAATTCTATCCAGGTATTCAAATAAAGCTTTTGAAATATGTAGATGAAATTCTAGAGCCATTAGTTAAATCAACCAATACAAAACCAATAGAATTGCCACTATGCTCGAAATGTGGAGAACCAACATCGCCAGGCAGAATTATATGCAAATTCTGTGAATTAGTAAATGAGGTACTTAACATATAGATAAATGGATATAAATTTGGATATAAATTTTGCTCAACTAAAACGGGTATAATAAATAAAGCATTTAAAATACTATCTTTATATATAGCGTTTAGTGGTTGTGTGTTATGAGGATTAGAATAGAAGAGGAGCATAAAAATTCAACATTTGCTATAACTAGTTTAGTTGAAGATTATGTACTGCAAGGCCAAGGTTCTCAAGTAATATCAAAAACCACTTTTCCACGGTATAAACCATTTAGGGGTTATCTAATTGTAATTGTCTCAAGTAATAATAAAGTTAGTGACATTATAAAGTGGAAAGTAGCACTAAATAACATTGCTCTAACAAGAGAATTTAGACCACACATAGATGCAAAAATAAATGAAAAATTATACCAAGCCATATTTGTATACGAGGTTTCGAAAATACTATCATCAAATGGTTTAACATTTAAAATAAGCTATGAAGGAAAGGAACGAATAAAAATAGATGGGGCAGTTCTAATAACACTTCATCAATATGATGATGATAATACCTATTTGTTGTGTAATAGTGAAATTATCCCATTAATTGACTATTATGAGATGGAGCTTCCAACTCAGAAATATAAAGATTATAGAACAGCATACATACATATGGGGATTATAGCACAAAAACCATCGCAATTACACTTCATTGTTGATAGTAATCAAAACATATTGTTTCCCTTAGGGGAAGGCTTTAATTTCATTGAAACTAACATTCATGATGTTTCATCTCTAACTAAAATTAAGTTGAAGTGTGATAACGAGATGACAAGACATGTATTTAATTGTGTAGTATTCTCTTCGGCCTTGCAACCTGATATAATTTTAAATCATTATGAATTAAATGAAAATAACTTGAAGCTTCAAGTAAGAAATGTTGGAGCGTCTAGGGCTGATGCCGTTGAGGTGCTGATAATAAGAAGTGGTTGGGTTATGCAAAGACTTAGCTTAGGTACTATGAACTCTAATGAGGAAAAGTCTATAAATATTGTGTTGCCCAAAGATATAGCCAGAAAAGTTATGGTTAGGATACTTTGGCGAAAAGTATTAAGAACATTTGTAAGAGATTATCAAATTACTCTTTAGCTTGAGCTACAACTGCTATTCTTGCTGGTTTCGTTTTCCTAGCATTTACAATTTCCTTAATTTGATCTAGAAACAATTTAAGACTTTCAACATTTTCTTTATGCACACTTTTTCTTCTTGAATCAACTGGTATATTAAGTTGACGTGCAAGTTTATAATTCAAACCTACTTCTTTAAGCTCTCCTAGACTATATCCCCTTCCAATTTTGAATCCTAATTCAATTCCTCTATACTTGACTAATGCTACTTTTTTAACCTTTGGAGCTGGAACCTCAACAACAATGCAACATGTTTCACTATTCATAAATGCAAAACACCTATTTAACTTCGTCATTTCTATATTGTGTAGGATTTATAAGCTATTCTCAAGCATTGCTTTGACTTATGAACTTGTCTAATCCTATAGAAAGTTTTTTTGAGATGTAAGTGAAAAGCTCTTCAGCATTGTCTATAACATCCCTACTTATCTTTATTCTCTTACCACTGTTCATACTTGCTGACAAAAACTGTGTTAATTCGATGACTTTCCAGCTCTTCAAAGAATCTATTTTTATTGCTAATAATGCTTCACCACCAGCTCTTTTAGCAAACTCAATTGTTTTTAGGATTTGACTCATTTCTATGTAAACAGTTTTTGGTTCTTTACGTCTCTTTACCTCAAAAACAAATATCTTTGAATCTTTAATAGCAACAACATCAGGGTATATTCCTCTTTTTATCTTCGCTCCACTAGCAGGACCTCTTATAACTGCAAAACCCATTTTCCAAAGCTTTTTAACAAGTTCACGTTCAGCACTAGTACCGCTACTTCTAATCTTTTTCACATTATTATTTGACATAGTATAACTCCAAAAACAGTGTTTAAGAGAGTTTCAGGTCTACGTCAAATCCAATTTTATCTAGTCTTTTCCTAATTTTTCTCAATATTTTTAAGGTGTTAGAATTATAGAAAGATCGTGGTATGGATATAACAACAGTTTTACCAGTTACATCAACATTGGCATAGGGCATGAGCTTTTTCACAATATTTGCAGCATTATCAGCAGCAATTTCGCTACGTATCTTCTTAACAGGTACAACAACGGTTTGTTCACCAAACACATATATCTCATACTCTAATTCGTTTGTTAAAAAATCTCTTACTTCAACAACAGGTCTTGCCAAGTCTGCTTCTCTTAAACCTGTAGGTAAACGAACTGTAAGTGTGAGTTCATATACCTTTGACACACGACCCTTATCTATGAATATCACGGTATCTATTATACTTGGTATCATACCTATATCGACACGTCTAATAAATCTTTGGATAGCGTCTATAGGTGATGTTGCGTGAACAACTCCTATCATACCTATTCCAGCTAAACGCAAATCAGTGTATATCATGAAGTCCTCATCATCCCTCATTTCATCAAAAACTGTATAGTCAGGACGGCTTAGCAAAAGAAGATCGTGAAGATCTTTTGATGAGGCATAATGTTTTGAGTATTGTGCAACTGTTTGAGGAAGTCTCATGTCTCTAGGAGACTCAATTGTTTTAACAATTTTACCCATTCTTGCATAGTACTCTGCTAGTGCTTGAGCAAATGTTGTTTTTCCCATGCCAGGTGCTCCTGCAATCAATATTCCCTCTGCTTTTTCATTCAATCTCCTCACTAGTTTGTCTGGCAAGTTATAGTCTTCTAGCCTTAGTCTTGCAATAGGCTTTGTAATAGTCATTTCATATGCTAATGAAATTGGAGGAGTTACAATCACTATTCTATAATCTTTTAACTGTACAATCATTAAACCTTGTCTCTCAATTTCAATAACGCCTTCCCCATTTCTAGCCCTTCTAACCACTTCCTCAATAAGCATTTCTATTTCAGCTTTAGCCATAGGCTTATCGGTAACATAAACAAGTCTCCATTCACCTGGCTTCCCCTTTTTAGCCATGATAGGCGCTCCCTCCTTTATGTGCAAACTCAAAGTCTCTTCATCAACATATTTTTCAAACCAGAGTCCAGCTCCCTCTACATTCTCAACAAACAATACGTCTATGCCCATAGCCTTGCAAACAGCTTTTTGCAGAGGATCACTTGTAACTACTTTACCGCCTAGTCTTCTAGCCAAATCCTTTACAATGCTATTGAGCATATCTTGGTTAAGCTCCTCTGTCTCTCTAACTCCACCTTCAACAATTTCTATTGAAACCCCTGTTTCCTCTACACTATAATTTCTTAGTTCAGATAACTCCTGTAAACCGATATATCCAACAGCACTGCCACCTCTAGCCATGAACTCAAAATATCTTACAAGCTCCTTAGGTATTACAATCTTTCCTCTAATCAAACCCTTTTTTATCATGTCAGATAAGCTTCTTGTAGTTAGTGCTGAAATATCAGGAATGTAAACATCTTCAAAAGCTATTTTAACCATTTCATCAAACCACGTATAATCCCATAATAATTATTGACACGTTGCTATAAATTCTCTTAGAGAGGCTTAAAAGTTGATTACACAGTTTAAGAATAAGAAAGTCTTTATTACCAATGCTTGTATTGATGAACTAGCTAAAACCTTAATCCAAGGTTCTTCAATCTTTCGTATATATGCAATGATTCATCCTGAAATAGCTCAATAGCATTTCTTAGTTTGTTTTTATCAATTTTTATATCATTCTTTTTTGCAAGTTCTATTACCATAGATAATTTTGCTAAATCCTGATTTGAACCTCTTCTTGCTTTTAATACCATCCAACACTCTTTTGATATACAGGAAATTTTTTCTCCACTTATTTCATATTCCTGTTTGCATAATTCTATTAGTTCTTGTGGTATGTAAAAATCCATGATATTTTCAAATAACTCTACAACTACTTCTTCATCATTTACAGTCATTGTTATTGATGGTGTTCCCAGTGTTGTTACCCCTATACTCCAGCCTTTTTCCCTAGCTATCTCATTTATCTTATTAGCTTCTAGTAACGGACTTGTGGAAGTTACAAAAAGATCTATATCTCCTTCAAAAGTCTTATTTCCCATTTCCATATTTAAGCATGTATCTCCTATTATTATTCCTTCAATGCCTTCATTGGAAAGCTCTTTAAGAGCTCTGACTATGTGTTTTAATGTATATTGCGTATATCATCCCCAACTCTATTTCTTCATAGCCACTTGTTTCTTCTTAAATCTGAGATTTGTACTTCTACATCTCCTACATCTCGTAGCAGTTGGCGGATTCAAGGCTCCACATCTGCGACATACTTTCTTATTTAAAATCCTCGCTTCTACGATCTTCATCAACTCTGGATCTGATACAGGCATTTAAATGCACCACATACTTTACCTTATAAACATGCTTCATATAAGCTCTAAAACGTTTTAAATTTATAAGCTAAACGTACAGCACATTACATAGGAGTAAACATTTTAGAAGAGATACATTATTGTGCTGAGTGGTATAACAATGAAAATACCCCTCGACACAATATGTGTTAAAAGTGGTGTTTTATGTCCTCGCTGCAGAAAACTCGTAGATAGCGGTACTTACACATTACGTGAAGTGGAGATAATGAAACAGTTACTTGAGTTAGAAGAACAAGACCCGAATTATAGATTCCTTAAAGATGTTACATATGTGAAAAGCTATGAAACAAATTCAATTATTGTAACAATATTAGATGTTGATGACTCAATTCCTCAATCAATGTTAATAAGACTTGGAAAAACTTTAAGTGAAAAAATAGGACTGAGGGTTCGTGTAATAAGAAAGTCCGATCCAAAAACATTAATAGCACAAATAATAGCACCTGCAAGAATCCATGGAGTTAATAGTGTGTGGACTCCAGATGGCGATGTGCAACACATAATCAGAATCTCTAGATATGATGCAAGGTTTTTACCTGTTGAAGTTAAAGAGTTGGAACAGCTTCTTTCAACAATATTTCATGAGAATTACAGAATCAAAATATATTGAAGGTTAAAGCCGCGGCCGGGATTTGAACCCGGGACCTCCGCCTTACCAGGGCGGCGCTCTACCAGGCTGAGCTACCGCGGCTTTTTCTTCGCATAATGGGTCTTAGTAACTTATAGTATATAAGTGTTTTTGTTCAACCAATTACTGAACACAGAGTTGAAATGAATTGCTGCATTTCAGCATCCATAGCTTACCTCTTTTTGCTATAACGCAAAAGGAGAGTTAGTTTCTTCTGCTACAGAGAATTGTTTTGATGTATCAGGCTTTCAGCACTATTTATTAAATCCTTTTCATATGTAACTGAATGGTACAGGTTTTTGTCTCTAATTAGATTTATACATTCTTCCTCAACTGGGTGAAGCTTCTTTGCAGGTATTATTAGTGTGTATAGCGTGTTTTCGTTAAATGTTTTTTTCATAGCTTCTTCTACACTTAATACAAAAACCTTTTGTTTACGGCTAAACGCATCTGCTATTACTATCACAATATCTTCATTTGCTAGAACCTTTTCCCCAAGTCCTTTCTGTATATTCATTATCAATTCTATACCTTCATTCGGTTTCATATAATATTTTTTCTCCACATCTATTTCTAACAGAAAAAGTGTGTGCAAGTTTTGTTCACGATTCATTTTTAAAACAGTGAATGGATATTCGTATACTACACCATTTTTGCTACTTACAATGGTAGCTACTTTGCCAAATCTATAGATCTGTAGACATGATATTGAGATAGCTGTATTGAATATCGATGTTGCAGGCGAGACGTCAACTTCAACACCTTTTTTCAATGCTTCAACAATTATGATACTATGTGTAGTTGCAATTAATGGATCTCCAACAACAGCAATACATACATCCTTTTTCATTGCCTCGTTTACCACATTCTCTATGGCAGAACCCTCTAACATGTATCTTTTAGCAATAATCACATCTTTCTTCATATTTAACAATGTTTTTACAAGAATGTTTATATCAGGAAACCATACACTTGTATATGCATCTACAAAGATTTTGTCGCATAGTAAAAGTAATTTTTTCAAATTGCCCAATGGTATGGAATCTATTGATAGACCCAAACCAATAAGTCTTAGCATTAACCCAAACCCTTTTCCCTAATTAATTTCATGACCTTGTCCCAAACATTGAAAAGAGCATACAATCGCTTAACATGGTATTTTCTTGGAAGCTTTGGAATTATACTATTCTCGATTTGGAAAACTGGTATAGATTGCTTATTGCCTAGAATAACCCTTGGAGCAGTATGAGGATCTACTTCAATGATTCTTATATCATCAACAAACATCGCTATTTCATATGGTCTTACATATCTTTCTATTTCATTCATTATGTTCCTAAGTTTTTTAATACCTTCATCATTTTCTAGATCAAGTGCAGTATTACTAAATTTTGATTCTTCTAACACAACCTTGTATCCTCTTCTAAATAGAAATGCTCTAATCAACTCTTTTACTTCTTGAGGTGTTGAAGAGGCTTTATATAATCTTGTTATTAGTCCTGTTAGCCAATCGTCGTGCCATAGAACAATATCACCACTTTCTACAAGCCTTTTTAAATCATCTTCACTTTTTGGCAATAGAGTGTCATTGCTATATCTATACAAAACTTCATATATACTTCTAAGCAGTGTTTCATAACCAACTACTGTTTTGTGATAGTACACTGTTTTATACATGTGCATTCTAGCTAAGTAGAAATTTTCAAGAGCATCAATACCTTTATCAAGTATAGCAATATTTCCATCACCATCAACAACAAGTGTAGATATTATTCTCTGTAAATCTATCATTCCATATGTTACACCAGTATGTGTAGCATCTCTTATTAAATAATCCATTCTATCGACATCAATATCGCTGGAAAGTAGTTGATTGTATAAAGGCTCTTTATATCTTCCTTCTATTATTGCTGTTATGGTTTTAGGATCATAGCCAAAATAGTTTAGAATATCCCTAATCTCACTTTCTAGTATAATCATTCTAGTGATTTCCTCATGTCCTATGCCAAGCAAATCTTTGTAGAAAGGCTCAATAGCATGGCTAAACGGTGTATGACCTATATCATGAAGAAGAGCTGCTAATCTCAAAATTTGTACATCTTCAAAAGAATGTATATAACCTAGTTCAGCAAGTTTTTCTGCGACTAATCCCATGAGATGTGTGGTGCCAAGGCTATGACTAAAACGCGTATGAGTAGCTCCTGGATAAACATACCATGCTACTGCCAATTGCTTTATGAATCTAAGTCGTTGAAAGTAGGGAGTGTCAACAATTTTAATTTCAACATCGCTTAAGTCTATATATCCATGAACCTCATCATAAATCTTCTTCACACTAAAGCCACTTACTGATTTACTTCTATACCTATGCACATTTTACACCAAGGCACTTTACAATCGAAAAACTGTTTTTGGTAAACAGCTAAGTAAATCTATATGCAAAATCCATATCTCTTAACAATGTTTAATAACCTTTCAACAATATCCATAGAAACATTCTTTTTTCTCGAAAACTCATCAACAACATTATCTGGAGCTGGATAAACATCAGTACAAAGCATAATCAGACTTGCCACAAGCTCTAAAACACGATGATCTAATTGACCAATCTCATGTTTTGCATCTAGCAACATGTTTTCAACTTTTCGAATTGCTATATCCTCTGATTCATCTAGCTCAATATCTTGCACATCACCTAGATGCTGAAATACGTGGTGATAGTAATTTTGAAGACCCTTTGAATAAGGGCCTCTTGACAACCATTCAAACTTAAATCCATAGTCTAGCCCCCCAACTTTTTGAATTAAATAACCTAGTTTTTGAACTACAATTTTGAATTCCATTGAATCTTCAGAGAAATTTTTTACAACATCAAAATCCTTAATAATCTTGGCAATTAATACCGCAATTCTCTTTTTATTACCATTCATAAAATAAACCTTCACTTACTACATCTAAGTTATGAAAATAATATATGCACGGAGGGATAACCGAAACAAAACATGTGAGCTATGAAAATTGGTGGACCGGCCGGGATTTGAACCCGGGACCTCTCGGATGCCAACCGAGCGCTCTTCCAGCTGAGCTACCGGCCCATGTACACAACAGTTTTTAATTATATAAACGCTGGTTAAAAAGCGTATAATGTGCATGTAGAGAATGATCAGCCAAAGGGGTCGCATCATCTCTTTCTATTAGGCCTGCGTTTATCATCATCTATTTTGTGTTGCTTGTCATAGTAATCCTATTGATTGCTTTATAAGCTTTGTGTTATCAGAAACAAAATCTATGTTGCAAAGAGTTCAGTTTAAAGCATGATTGTTTAGTTTTTCTATGTTCTAGGAAAAGTTCTTGCCAAGAGCTTAGAACTTATAAAAATATTTTAGGAAGTATTATAATCTATGCTGATTGTCTATAGATTTGGGTAGCTAGACTATGGAGACAAGATACAAAAATGTTATGTGTGGTGAAATTACAAAAGAGTTTAGAGGAAAGGAAGTGGTAATTGCTGGATGGGTTCATCAGATAAGGGATCTTGGTGGGAAAAAATTCATAGTTATTAGAGATTCTAGTGGTGTTGTGCAGGTTACTATATCAAAAGATGCTGCATCAAAGAATTTACTTAGTGTTGTTGAGGAGCTAACCTTTGAATCTGTTGTGCAGATAAGGGGTGTTGTTAAAGAGGATCCAAGAGCACCAAGAGGAGTTGAAATAGTGCCTCATGAAATCAAGTTACTTAGTGTTGCAAAAAAGCCACTACCTTTGGATATCAGTGGTAAGGTTCCTGCAGACATTGATACAAGACTTAGGGAAAGGGTTTTAGATTTGAGAAGAACTGAGATGAGAGCTATTGTTAAAATAGGTGACACAGTTTTGAAGACCATTAGAGAGGTGTTGCGAAGTCTTGGATTTGTTGAGGTTTTCACACCAAAAATAATAGCCTCTGCAACTGAGGGTGGGGCAAGCCTGTTTCCAGTGATATATTTTGGTAAAGAGGCTTTTCTTGCCCAAAGTCCTCAGCTTTATAAGGAGTTGTTGGCAGCATCACTTGAGAGAGTATTTGAAATAGCACCTGCTTGGAGAGCTGAGGAAAGTGATACTCCATATCATTTAGCTGAGTTTATTAGTATAGATATTGAAGCAGCGTTTATGAATTATGAGGATGTTATGAAAATTCTTGAAAAGGTTATATATGAAGTTGTAAAAGCTGTTAAGCAAGAAAATGAATATGAGCTCAAGGTATTAAACTATATACCACCTGATGTTTCCTTGCCTTTACCAAGAATAAAATATATTGATGCTGTGAAAATGCTTAGAGACAGGGGTGTAGCGATAGAACCTGGTGAAGACTTGTCAACAACGCATCTAAGAATTTTGAGTGAAGTCATCGAATCTCCTCTATACTTTGTTACAGAGTTTCCAACGAAAATCAGAGCTTTTTATACAAAACCAAAAGATGATGATCCTACCTATAGTGAAAGCTTTGACTTAGTGTGGAAACACCTAGAACTTGCTTCTGGTAGCTCAAGAATTCATCAAAAAGAACTGTTAATAGAGGCATTGAAAGAGCGTGGATTAAATGTTGAAAGCTTTAGCTTCTTCCTAAAATGGTTTGACTATGGAATGCCTCCGCATGCTGGCTGGGGCATGGGATACTCTAGGCTGCTTTTAATGCTTACTGGAAGAAGCAGTGTCAAAGAGGTAACATTATTCCCAAGAGATAAGAAAAGGCTTATTCCCTAGGTATATAACATTGGATTGCAACGAATTATCTCCCTTAATAATATTGTTGCATAGGAGCCTGGTGAAAGATTAAATGTGAGTATAAGTTCATTTTTATTGTATCTATAGTTAAGGTTTGTAGCTAAAGCGATAGAGTCTCTGTAATCACCTGAAAAACATAGCTGGTTCAGCTTTCTCAAACAAAACTTTTCTAGTGTGATACCCTCTATCTCCATAACCTCATCTAAAAACCTTCTAATATTTTCATTAACTTGTGTGTTATATCCTGGCAGGGGCACATATCTATATTCCTTTTTTAAAACATGAAAAGCATCTTTAATATTCTTTGTCTCTACAATGCTAA
Above is a genomic segment from Ignisphaera cupida containing:
- a CDS encoding ribosomal protein L13e, yielding MNSETCCIVVEVPAPKVKKVALVKYRGIELGFKIGRGYSLGELKEVGLNYKLARQLNIPVDSRRKSVHKENVESLKLFLDQIKEIVNARKTKPARIAVVAQAKE
- the hjc gene encoding Holliday junction resolvase Hjc, encoding MSNNNVKKIRSSGTSAERELVKKLWKMGFAVIRGPASGAKIKRGIYPDVVAIKDSKIFVFEVKRRKEPKTVYIEMSQILKTIEFAKRAGGEALLAIKIDSLKSWKVIELTQFLSASMNSGKRIKISRDVIDNAEELFTYISKKLSIGLDKFISQSNA
- a CDS encoding ATPase, T2SS/T4P/T4SS family — encoded protein: MVKIAFEDVYIPDISALTTRSLSDMIKKGLIRGKIVIPKELVRYFEFMARGGSAVGYIGLQELSELRNYSVEETGVSIEIVEGGVRETEELNQDMLNSIVKDLARRLGGKVVTSDPLQKAVCKAMGIDVLFVENVEGAGLWFEKYVDEETLSLHIKEGAPIMAKKGKPGEWRLVYVTDKPMAKAEIEMLIEEVVRRARNGEGVIEIERQGLMIVQLKDYRIVIVTPPISLAYEMTITKPIARLRLEDYNLPDKLVRRLNEKAEGILIAGAPGMGKTTFAQALAEYYARMGKIVKTIESPRDMRLPQTVAQYSKHYASSKDLHDLLLLSRPDYTVFDEMRDDEDFMIYTDLRLAGIGMIGVVHATSPIDAIQRFIRRVDIGMIPSIIDTVIFIDKGRVSKVYELTLTVRLPTGLREADLARPVVEVRDFLTNELEYEIYVFGEQTVVVPVKKIRSEIAADNAANIVKKLMPYANVDVTGKTVVISIPRSFYNSNTLKILRKIRKRLDKIGFDVDLKLS
- a CDS encoding nucleotidyltransferase, yielding MVRALKELSNEGIEGIIIGDTCLNMEMGNKTFEGDIDLFVTSTSPLLEANKINEIAREKGWSIGVTTLGTPSITMTVNDEEVVVELFENIMDFYIPQELIELCKQEYEISGEKISCISKECWMVLKARRGSNQDLAKLSMVIELAKKNDIKIDKNKLRNAIELFQDESLHIYERLKNLGLRF
- a CDS encoding 50S ribosomal protein L40e is translated as MPVSDPELMKIVEARILNKKVCRRCGALNPPTATRCRRCRSTNLRFKKKQVAMKK
- a CDS encoding transcription elongation factor, with the translated sequence MKIPLDTICVKSGVLCPRCRKLVDSGTYTLREVEIMKQLLELEEQDPNYRFLKDVTYVKSYETNSIIVTILDVDDSIPQSMLIRLGKTLSEKIGLRVRVIRKSDPKTLIAQIIAPARIHGVNSVWTPDGDVQHIIRISRYDARFLPVEVKELEQLLSTIFHENYRIKIY
- the dph5 gene encoding diphthine synthase translates to MLRLIGLGLSIDSIPLGNLKKLLLLCDKIFVDAYTSVWFPDINILVKTLLNMKKDVIIAKRYMLEGSAIENVVNEAMKKDVCIAVVGDPLIATTHSIIIVEALKKGVEVDVSPATSIFNTAISISCLQIYRFGKVATIVSSKNGVVYEYPFTVLKMNREQNLHTLFLLEIDVEKKYYMKPNEGIELIMNIQKGLGEKVLANEDIVIVIADAFSRKQKVFVLSVEEAMKKTFNENTLYTLIIPAKKLHPVEEECINLIRDKNLYHSVTYEKDLINSAESLIHQNNSL
- a CDS encoding HD domain-containing protein, which encodes MHRYRSKSVSGFSVKKIYDEVHGYIDLSDVEIKIVDTPYFQRLRFIKQLAVAWYVYPGATHTRFSHSLGTTHLMGLVAEKLAELGYIHSFEDVQILRLAALLHDIGHTPFSHAIEPFYKDLLGIGHEEITRMIILESEIRDILNYFGYDPKTITAIIEGRYKEPLYNQLLSSDIDVDRMDYLIRDATHTGVTYGMIDLQRIISTLVVDGDGNIAILDKGIDALENFYLARMHMYKTVYYHKTVVGYETLLRSIYEVLYRYSNDTLLPKSEDDLKRLVESGDIVLWHDDWLTGLITRLYKASSTPQEVKELIRAFLFRRGYKVVLEESKFSNTALDLENDEGIKKLRNIMNEIERYVRPYEIAMFVDDIRIIEVDPHTAPRVILGNKQSIPVFQIENSIIPKLPRKYHVKRLYALFNVWDKVMKLIREKGLG
- the aspS gene encoding aspartate--tRNA(Asn) ligase, which encodes METRYKNVMCGEITKEFRGKEVVIAGWVHQIRDLGGKKFIVIRDSSGVVQVTISKDAASKNLLSVVEELTFESVVQIRGVVKEDPRAPRGVEIVPHEIKLLSVAKKPLPLDISGKVPADIDTRLRERVLDLRRTEMRAIVKIGDTVLKTIREVLRSLGFVEVFTPKIIASATEGGASLFPVIYFGKEAFLAQSPQLYKELLAASLERVFEIAPAWRAEESDTPYHLAEFISIDIEAAFMNYEDVMKILEKVIYEVVKAVKQENEYELKVLNYIPPDVSLPLPRIKYIDAVKMLRDRGVAIEPGEDLSTTHLRILSEVIESPLYFVTEFPTKIRAFYTKPKDDDPTYSESFDLVWKHLELASGSSRIHQKELLIEALKERGLNVESFSFFLKWFDYGMPPHAGWGMGYSRLLLMLTGRSSVKEVTLFPRDKKRLIP